Proteins encoded within one genomic window of Mycolicibacterium aubagnense:
- a CDS encoding EspA/EspE family type VII secretion system effector yields MEPLDAFLLMWERARATFGEGVPHDRTEFDKSAQLRGLQDQVKAAGPGSHWSGAAADRYADANDRHAQALGRLADLDKRLGDELERSADVVNGGRRELDALKHWVTDLADEAKKTPTAAADHALWAAIGKASGDVADIIARSHTDLSGVAGRIQSLDGEFDDF; encoded by the coding sequence GTGGAGCCGCTGGATGCCTTCTTGCTGATGTGGGAACGGGCGCGCGCCACTTTCGGCGAAGGCGTGCCACATGACCGCACCGAGTTCGACAAGAGTGCCCAGTTGCGCGGGTTGCAGGACCAGGTGAAGGCGGCAGGTCCGGGATCGCACTGGAGCGGTGCCGCAGCCGACCGCTACGCCGACGCCAACGACAGGCACGCCCAGGCCCTCGGCCGGCTCGCCGACCTCGACAAGCGCTTGGGCGACGAGCTCGAGCGGTCCGCCGATGTGGTCAACGGCGGGCGCCGCGAACTGGACGCGCTCAAGCACTGGGTGACCGACCTCGCCGACGAAGCCAAGAAAACCCCGACCGCCGCCGCCGACCACGCGCTGTGGGCGGCGATCGGCAAGGCCAGCGGCGACGTCGCCGACATCATCGCGCGCTCTCACACCGACCTGTCGGGGGTCGCCGGGCGGATCCAGAGTCTCGACGGCGAGTTCGACGACTTCTGA
- the purD gene encoding phosphoribosylamine--glycine ligase, protein MRVLVIGSGAREHALLLALSRDPQVDYLAVAPGNAGTSAVAEQYDVDITAADEVVALAKKLAADLVVIGPEVPLVLGVAAALRAAGIACFGPSKDAARIEGSKAFAKDVMAAAGVRTATSEIVDNPAHLDAALNRFGPPAGQQAWVVKDDGLAAGKGVVVSADREAARAHAAELLESGHPVLLESFLDGPEVSLFCVVDGETVVPLLPAQDFKRVGDNDSGPNTGGMGAYTPLPWLPAAVVDQIVDEVVKPVAAELVRRGSSFSGLLYAGLAITSKGPAVVEFNCRFGDPETQAVLALLASPLGALLNAAATGTLDSFGPLQWKDGSAVTVVVAAENYPGRPRVGDVITGSETAGVLHAGTTRRDDGSVVSSGGRVLSVVGTGADLAAARAEAYRIIESIRLPGSHFRTDIGLAAAEGRISL, encoded by the coding sequence GTGCGCGTCCTCGTGATCGGCTCCGGTGCCCGTGAACATGCCCTGCTGCTCGCCCTGAGCCGCGACCCCCAGGTGGACTATCTGGCCGTCGCTCCCGGCAATGCCGGCACCTCCGCCGTCGCCGAGCAGTACGACGTCGACATCACCGCCGCCGACGAGGTCGTGGCGCTGGCCAAGAAGCTGGCCGCCGACCTCGTGGTGATCGGCCCCGAGGTGCCGCTGGTGCTCGGCGTGGCCGCCGCCCTGCGCGCGGCCGGCATCGCCTGCTTCGGACCGAGTAAGGACGCCGCCCGCATCGAAGGCTCGAAGGCGTTCGCCAAGGACGTGATGGCCGCCGCTGGGGTCCGCACTGCGACCAGCGAGATCGTCGACAACCCCGCGCACCTCGACGCCGCACTGAACCGCTTCGGACCGCCCGCCGGCCAGCAGGCGTGGGTCGTGAAGGACGACGGTCTGGCGGCCGGCAAGGGTGTCGTCGTCTCCGCCGACCGTGAGGCCGCTCGCGCGCACGCCGCCGAGCTGCTCGAGTCCGGCCACCCGGTGCTGCTCGAGTCGTTCCTCGACGGACCCGAGGTGTCGCTGTTCTGCGTCGTCGACGGCGAGACCGTGGTGCCGTTGCTGCCCGCCCAGGACTTCAAGCGCGTCGGCGACAACGACAGCGGACCCAACACCGGCGGTATGGGCGCCTACACGCCGCTGCCATGGCTGCCCGCTGCGGTGGTCGACCAGATCGTCGACGAGGTCGTCAAACCCGTTGCCGCCGAACTGGTTCGGCGCGGCAGTTCGTTCTCCGGGCTGCTGTACGCCGGCCTGGCCATCACCTCGAAGGGCCCGGCCGTCGTCGAGTTCAACTGCCGCTTCGGCGATCCCGAGACCCAGGCCGTGCTGGCGCTGCTGGCGTCCCCGCTGGGTGCGCTGCTGAACGCGGCCGCGACCGGCACGCTGGATTCGTTCGGTCCGCTGCAGTGGAAAGACGGGTCGGCGGTGACGGTCGTGGTGGCCGCCGAGAACTACCCGGGGCGCCCCCGCGTCGGCGACGTGATCACCGGATCGGAGACCGCCGGCGTGCTGCACGCGGGCACCACCCGCCGCGACGACGGCAGCGTCGTCTCCTCCGGCGGCCGCGTGCTGTCGGTGGTCGGCACCGGGGCCGACCTGGCCGCCGCGCGGGCCGAGGCCTACCGGATCATCGAGTCAATTCGGTTGCCGGGCAGCCACTTCCGGACCGACATCGGCCTCGCCGCGGCGGAAGGCCGCATCTCCCTCTAG
- a CDS encoding alpha/beta hydrolase has translation MAAMAKLSRRAVLRLGAGAATGAAGAFALGSIFNRPTVTATPVTMTSVGAPMVPPPLAPQAQEPASTYVTGSFVSQARGGISTNWAIARPPGQTTPLRPVIALHGKGSDAATVMAGGVEQGLAQAVAAGLPPFAVVAVDGGGGYWHKRDSGEDAGAMVLDELIPMLAGQGLDTSRVGFLGWSMGGYGALLLGARLGAARTAAICAVSPALWTSSGATAPGAFDGAADYAANSVWGLPGLAGIPIRVDCGDSDPFYSATKQFIAQLPNGAAGGFSPGGHDGSFWSSQLPAEISWLAPLLIQ, from the coding sequence ATGGCGGCCATGGCAAAGCTGAGCCGACGCGCCGTCCTCCGTCTCGGAGCGGGCGCCGCCACCGGGGCCGCCGGCGCGTTCGCGTTGGGGTCGATCTTCAACCGCCCGACCGTCACCGCAACCCCGGTGACCATGACGAGCGTCGGGGCACCGATGGTGCCACCGCCACTGGCCCCGCAGGCTCAGGAGCCCGCCTCCACCTACGTGACCGGTTCGTTCGTCTCGCAGGCGCGTGGCGGCATCTCGACCAACTGGGCCATCGCCCGGCCGCCGGGCCAGACCACACCGCTTCGCCCCGTGATCGCGCTGCACGGCAAAGGCAGCGACGCCGCGACGGTGATGGCCGGTGGTGTCGAACAGGGGCTCGCGCAGGCCGTGGCGGCGGGATTGCCGCCGTTCGCGGTGGTGGCCGTCGACGGCGGGGGCGGCTACTGGCACAAGCGGGATTCCGGCGAGGACGCCGGCGCGATGGTGCTCGACGAACTGATCCCGATGCTGGCCGGTCAAGGCCTCGACACTTCGCGGGTGGGCTTCCTGGGCTGGTCGATGGGCGGCTACGGCGCGCTGCTGCTCGGCGCCCGGCTGGGCGCGGCCCGGACTGCGGCGATCTGCGCCGTCAGCCCCGCGCTGTGGACGTCGTCAGGTGCGACGGCTCCGGGCGCGTTCGACGGCGCGGCCGACTACGCGGCCAATTCGGTGTGGGGTCTGCCCGGGCTGGCCGGCATCCCGATCCGGGTCGACTGCGGCGACAGCGACCCGTTCTACTCGGCGACCAAGCAGTTCATCGCCCAGCTGCCGAACGGCGCCGCCGGTGGGTTCTCCCCCGGCGGACACGACGGGTCGTTCTGGAGTTCGCAGCTGCCGGCCGAAATCTCCTGGCTGGCCCCGCTACTCATCCAGTGA
- a CDS encoding TetR/AcrR family transcriptional regulator, translating into MTAVTPKGERRRYALVSAAAELLCEGGFDAVRHRAVAQRAGLPLASTTYYFSSLDDLIEKAVAHVGEFESQQLRMRVSALSRRRRGADATADLLVDLLVGDGNRASDQLISRYERYIACARQPGLRDVQRRILKQRSDAVVEVVERSGRSVRAELLTALVCAVDGAVVASIVSDGDGPRATARATLVDVIDVLAPFDQERRVAL; encoded by the coding sequence ATGACAGCGGTGACCCCGAAGGGGGAACGGCGACGGTATGCGCTGGTCAGCGCCGCCGCCGAGCTGCTGTGTGAGGGCGGCTTCGACGCCGTCCGGCACCGCGCCGTGGCGCAGCGAGCCGGGCTGCCGTTGGCCTCCACCACCTACTACTTCTCGTCGCTCGACGACCTCATCGAGAAGGCGGTCGCGCACGTCGGAGAATTCGAATCTCAGCAGCTGCGAATGCGGGTCTCGGCGCTGTCACGGCGCCGCCGCGGGGCGGACGCGACGGCGGACCTGCTGGTCGATCTGCTGGTCGGCGACGGCAACCGGGCATCCGACCAGTTGATTTCCCGCTACGAGCGGTACATCGCCTGTGCCCGCCAGCCCGGGCTGCGCGACGTGCAGCGCCGCATCCTCAAGCAGCGGTCCGACGCCGTCGTCGAGGTGGTGGAGCGGTCCGGGCGCTCGGTGCGGGCCGAACTGCTCACGGCCCTGGTCTGCGCGGTGGACGGGGCAGTGGTGGCCTCGATAGTGAGCGATGGTGACGGCCCTCGGGCGACGGCCCGGGCCACCCTCGTGGACGTCATCGACGTCTTGGCCCCCTTCGACCAAGAACGCCGGGTCGCCCTATAA
- the purB gene encoding adenylosuccinate lyase: protein MSIPNVLANRYASDEMVAIWSPENKIVAERRLWLAVLRAQSELGVSVPDGVLADYERVLEQVDLASIAARERVTRHDVKARIEEFNALAGHEHVHKGMTSRDLTENVEQLQIRQSLELVFSHGVAVVARLAERAALYRDLVMAGRSHNVAAQATTLGKRFASAAEETLIALTRLRELIDRYPLRGIKGPMGTAQDMLDLFGGDASRLGKLESRIAEFLGFTEVFTSVGQVYPRSLDHDVLSALVQLGAGPSSFAHTIRLMAGHELATEGFAPGQVGSSAMPHKMNTRSCERVNGLQVVLRGYGSMAAELAGAQWNEGDVFCSVVRRVALPDAFFAIDGQTETFLTVLDEFGAYPAVIQRELDRYLPFLATTRILMAAVRAGVGRETAHEVIKEHAVAVALAMREKGLEPDLLDRLAADPRLPLDRVELDAALADKQAFSGAAGDQVDGVVAAVDRLVGQYPEAAKYTSGAIL, encoded by the coding sequence GTGAGCATCCCCAACGTGCTGGCCAATCGATACGCCAGCGACGAGATGGTGGCCATCTGGTCGCCGGAGAACAAGATCGTCGCCGAACGCCGGCTGTGGCTGGCCGTGCTGCGCGCGCAGTCCGAGCTGGGCGTGTCGGTGCCCGATGGGGTGCTGGCGGACTACGAGCGCGTACTGGAGCAGGTGGACCTGGCGTCCATCGCCGCGCGCGAGCGCGTGACCCGGCACGACGTCAAGGCGCGCATCGAGGAGTTCAACGCGCTCGCCGGCCATGAGCACGTCCACAAGGGCATGACGAGCCGCGACCTCACCGAGAACGTCGAGCAGCTGCAGATCCGGCAGTCGCTGGAACTGGTGTTCTCGCACGGGGTCGCGGTGGTGGCGCGGCTGGCCGAGCGTGCCGCGCTGTACCGCGACCTGGTGATGGCCGGCCGCTCGCACAACGTGGCGGCCCAGGCCACCACACTGGGCAAGCGGTTCGCCTCGGCCGCCGAGGAGACGCTGATCGCGCTGACCCGGCTGCGCGAGCTGATCGACCGCTACCCGCTGCGCGGCATCAAGGGCCCGATGGGGACGGCGCAGGACATGCTGGACCTGTTCGGTGGCGACGCCTCGCGGCTGGGCAAGTTGGAAAGCCGAATCGCCGAGTTTCTTGGATTCACCGAGGTTTTCACCTCCGTCGGCCAGGTGTACCCCCGGTCGCTGGACCACGACGTGCTGTCCGCGCTGGTGCAGCTGGGTGCCGGACCGTCGTCGTTCGCGCACACCATCCGGCTGATGGCCGGCCACGAACTGGCCACCGAGGGCTTCGCGCCGGGGCAGGTCGGCTCGTCGGCCATGCCGCACAAGATGAACACCCGGTCGTGTGAACGCGTCAACGGCCTGCAGGTCGTCCTGCGCGGCTACGGCTCCATGGCCGCGGAACTCGCTGGGGCGCAATGGAATGAGGGCGATGTGTTCTGTTCGGTGGTGCGCCGTGTCGCGCTGCCGGACGCGTTCTTCGCGATCGACGGCCAGACCGAGACGTTCCTGACGGTGCTCGACGAGTTCGGCGCCTACCCGGCAGTTATCCAGCGGGAGCTGGACCGCTACCTGCCGTTCCTGGCGACCACGCGCATCCTGATGGCCGCGGTGCGCGCCGGCGTCGGCCGCGAGACCGCGCACGAGGTCATCAAGGAGCACGCTGTCGCCGTGGCGCTGGCGATGCGCGAAAAGGGTTTGGAGCCAGACCTTCTGGACCGGTTGGCCGCTGATCCGCGGCTGCCGCTGGACCGTGTCGAGCTCGACGCGGCGCTGGCCGACAAGCAGGCGTTCAGCGGTGCGGCCGGCGATCAGGTCGACGGTGTGGTGGCTGCGGTGGACCGGTTGGTCGGGCAGTACCCGGAGGCGGCGAAGTACACCTCGGGCGCCATCCTGTGA
- a CDS encoding cytochrome P450, translated as MTLAASLSGVDLTDLDNFASGFPHELFARHRAEAPVYWHEPTENTPDGEGFWSVATYAETLAVLRDPVTYSSVTGGSRPFGGTLIQDLSIAGQVLNMMDDPRHAEIRRLVSSGLTPRMIARVEDDLRVRSQALLDGIVPSQPLDFLVQVAAELPMQMICILMGIPESQRHWLFEAIEPSFDFGGSRKAAITRLSVAEAGSRMYNFGMELIAAKRAEPADDMLSVVANAPDVSDIEVYLFFNLLFSAGAETTRNSVAGGLLALCENPSQLALLRSDPSLLPSAIEEMVRWTSPSPSKRRTATRTVELGGCTIEAGQKVVVWEGSANRDERVFTDPMTFDVARKPNPHLGFGQGLHYCLGANLARLELRVLFEELLTRFPDIRIVEPPEWTRSNRHTGLRHLMVAFS; from the coding sequence GTGACGTTGGCGGCGAGCTTGTCCGGGGTCGACCTGACCGACCTCGACAACTTCGCGTCCGGCTTCCCGCACGAGCTGTTCGCGCGGCACCGCGCGGAAGCTCCGGTGTACTGGCATGAGCCGACGGAGAACACCCCGGACGGCGAGGGCTTCTGGTCGGTTGCCACGTACGCGGAAACCCTTGCGGTGCTCCGTGATCCGGTGACGTACTCGTCGGTGACGGGCGGTTCGCGGCCGTTCGGCGGGACCCTGATCCAGGACCTGTCCATCGCCGGCCAGGTGCTGAATATGATGGACGACCCGCGGCACGCGGAGATCCGGCGGCTGGTGTCGTCGGGGCTGACACCGCGGATGATCGCGCGGGTCGAGGACGACCTGCGGGTGCGCAGCCAGGCGCTGCTGGACGGGATCGTACCGTCGCAGCCCCTGGATTTCCTGGTCCAGGTGGCTGCCGAGCTGCCGATGCAGATGATCTGCATCCTGATGGGTATCCCTGAGTCGCAACGACATTGGCTGTTCGAGGCCATCGAACCGAGCTTCGATTTCGGCGGGTCGCGCAAGGCCGCCATCACCCGGTTGTCCGTGGCGGAAGCCGGCTCCCGGATGTACAACTTCGGCATGGAGCTGATCGCCGCCAAGCGGGCCGAGCCCGCCGACGACATGCTTTCGGTGGTGGCCAACGCACCTGATGTGTCGGACATCGAGGTGTATCTGTTCTTCAACCTGCTGTTCAGTGCCGGCGCGGAAACGACCCGCAATTCGGTCGCCGGCGGGCTGTTGGCGTTGTGCGAGAACCCATCTCAGCTGGCATTGCTGCGCTCGGACCCGTCGTTGCTGCCCTCGGCGATCGAGGAGATGGTGCGGTGGACGTCGCCGTCGCCGTCGAAGCGGCGCACCGCCACGCGCACCGTCGAGTTGGGTGGGTGCACCATCGAGGCGGGGCAGAAGGTGGTCGTCTGGGAAGGCTCGGCCAACCGCGACGAGCGGGTGTTCACCGATCCCATGACCTTCGACGTGGCCCGGAAACCCAATCCGCACTTGGGTTTCGGGCAGGGGCTGCACTACTGTCTGGGCGCCAACCTGGCCCGACTGGAGCTGCGGGTGCTGTTCGAGGAACTGTTGACCCGGTTCCCGGACATCCGGATTGTCGAGCCACCGGAATGGACGCGGAGCAACCGCCACACCGGGCTTCGGCACCTGATGGTCGCCTTCTCGTGA
- a CDS encoding cyclopropane mycolic acid synthase family methyltransferase translates to MAEQLKPHFADVQAHYDLSDDFFRLFLDPSQTYSCAYFERNDMTLEQAQMAKIDLALGKLGLTPGMTLLDIGCGWGATMRRAIEKYDVDVVGLTLSRNQATHVEQLLDGMETTRSRRVLLEGWEQFREPVDRIVSIGAFEHFGHDRYPAFFQMAYNALPADGVMLLHTICGFDPRYAKELGIPLTFELARFIKFITTEIFPGGRLPTTAMVEQRAAEAGFRVTRVQSLQPHYARTLDLWAEALEAHRDEAIELQSVEVYDRYMKYLTGCAKGFRLGQVDINQFTLEK, encoded by the coding sequence ATGGCAGAACAACTCAAACCGCATTTCGCGGATGTCCAAGCGCACTACGACCTCTCGGACGATTTCTTCCGGCTGTTCCTGGATCCCAGCCAGACCTACAGCTGTGCATATTTCGAGCGCAACGACATGACCCTGGAACAAGCCCAGATGGCGAAGATCGACCTAGCGCTGGGCAAGCTGGGCCTGACCCCGGGGATGACGCTGCTCGATATCGGCTGCGGCTGGGGCGCCACGATGCGGCGCGCGATCGAGAAGTACGACGTCGACGTCGTCGGGCTGACGCTGTCCAGAAACCAGGCCACCCACGTCGAGCAACTGCTGGACGGGATGGAGACGACACGCTCACGCCGCGTGCTGCTAGAGGGCTGGGAACAGTTCCGCGAACCGGTGGACCGGATCGTGTCCATCGGCGCGTTCGAGCATTTCGGCCACGACCGCTATCCGGCGTTCTTCCAGATGGCCTACAACGCACTTCCGGCCGACGGGGTCATGCTGTTGCACACCATCTGCGGCTTCGACCCGCGGTATGCCAAAGAACTCGGCATACCTCTGACCTTCGAGCTGGCCCGCTTCATCAAATTCATCACGACCGAGATCTTCCCGGGCGGCCGGCTGCCGACGACCGCGATGGTCGAACAGCGCGCCGCCGAAGCCGGATTCCGGGTGACCCGCGTGCAATCCCTGCAGCCCCACTACGCGAGGACGCTGGACCTGTGGGCCGAAGCGCTGGAAGCGCACCGCGATGAGGCGATAGAGCTGCAATCCGTGGAGGTCTACGACCGGTACATGAAGTACCTGACGGGCTGTGCAAAGGGTTTCCGGCTCGGCCAGGTCGACATCAACCAGTTCACGCTCGAAAAGTAG
- a CDS encoding DUF4175 domain-containing protein, with product MSSRYVPYARTPGRLLGQLTSDIVALVWFAIWISVGVAVHNAIATIADVGRQVHDGADGVANSLASAGHNADGIPLIGKAFGAPLRSAGSAATDIAGAGDSLNSTAGWLAWVLALAVALPPILAVAMPWLVLRIRFFRRKWTAVTLASTDAGEQLLALRALANRPLAKLTEVSDDPVTAWRTHDTIAIRKLAALELRSAGLRPARRTPS from the coding sequence ATGAGTTCGCGCTACGTGCCCTACGCCCGGACGCCGGGCCGGTTGCTCGGCCAGCTGACCAGCGACATCGTCGCGTTGGTCTGGTTCGCCATCTGGATCTCGGTCGGCGTCGCGGTGCACAACGCCATCGCCACCATCGCCGACGTCGGACGTCAGGTGCACGACGGCGCCGACGGTGTCGCCAACAGCCTGGCGTCTGCCGGTCACAACGCCGATGGGATTCCCCTGATCGGAAAGGCCTTCGGGGCTCCGCTGCGGTCGGCCGGCAGCGCCGCGACCGATATCGCGGGCGCCGGTGACAGCCTGAACAGCACCGCAGGCTGGCTTGCCTGGGTACTCGCGCTGGCGGTCGCGCTGCCGCCGATCCTGGCCGTGGCGATGCCCTGGCTGGTCCTGCGGATCCGGTTCTTCCGGCGCAAATGGACGGCGGTGACGCTGGCGTCGACAGATGCCGGTGAACAACTGCTGGCGCTGCGGGCGCTGGCCAACCGGCCGCTGGCCAAGCTCACCGAGGTCTCCGACGACCCGGTGACCGCCTGGCGTACCCACGACACCATCGCGATCCGCAAGCTCGCGGCGCTGGAGTTGCGATCGGCCGGCCTGCGTCCGGCCCGGCGCACCCCGTCCTGA
- a CDS encoding phosphoribosylaminoimidazolesuccinocarboxamide synthase — protein sequence MRPALSDYRHLTSGKVRDLYRIDDNHLLFVASDRISAFDYVLDSEIPDKGRVLTAMSVFFFDYLAEQLGTANHLAGPADDERIPAEVLGRALVVRSLEMMPVECVARGYLTGSGLIDYRKTGQVCGIDLPAGLTEASRFSEPLFTPATKAEFGAHDENIAFDAVEKLVGTDRAAQLRDETLKVYSAAAAHALTKGIILADTKFEFGVDADGGLVLADEVLTPDSSRYWPVDGYTEGVVQPSFDKQFVRNWLTGPDSGWDRAGDTPPPALPDDIIEATRARYIEAYERISGRRFADWIGA from the coding sequence ATGCGCCCAGCTTTGTCCGACTACCGGCATCTGACCAGCGGCAAGGTTCGCGATCTGTATCGAATCGACGACAACCACCTGCTGTTCGTCGCGTCCGACCGGATCTCGGCTTTCGACTATGTCCTGGACAGCGAGATCCCGGATAAGGGCCGGGTGCTCACTGCCATGAGCGTCTTCTTCTTCGACTACCTGGCCGAGCAGTTGGGTACCGCCAACCACCTCGCCGGCCCCGCCGACGACGAGCGCATCCCCGCCGAGGTGTTGGGCCGCGCACTGGTGGTGCGAAGCCTCGAGATGATGCCGGTCGAATGTGTGGCACGTGGGTACCTGACCGGTTCGGGGCTGATCGACTACCGCAAGACGGGTCAGGTGTGCGGCATCGACCTGCCTGCCGGGCTGACCGAGGCCAGCCGGTTCAGCGAGCCGCTGTTCACTCCGGCGACCAAGGCCGAGTTCGGTGCGCACGACGAGAACATCGCGTTCGACGCCGTCGAGAAGCTGGTCGGTACCGACCGGGCCGCGCAGCTGCGCGACGAAACCCTGAAGGTCTACAGCGCGGCCGCCGCGCACGCGCTGACCAAGGGAATCATCTTGGCGGACACCAAGTTCGAGTTCGGGGTGGACGCCGACGGTGGGCTGGTGCTGGCCGACGAGGTGCTGACACCGGACTCGTCGCGGTACTGGCCGGTGGACGGCTACACCGAGGGCGTGGTGCAGCCGAGCTTCGACAAGCAGTTCGTCCGGAACTGGCTGACCGGCCCGGACTCCGGCTGGGACCGCGCCGGCGACACCCCACCACCGGCGTTGCCCGACGACATCATCGAGGCCACCCGGGCGCGGTACATCGAAGCGTACGAACGGATTTCGGGACGCCGCTTCGCCGACTGGATCGGGGCATGA
- a CDS encoding S9 family peptidase, whose amino-acid sequence MRTPPVAKKVEHRREHHGDVFIDPYEWMRDKNDPDVIALLNAENAYTEEITEPLEPLRQKIFDEIKARTKETDLSVPTRRGDWWYYARSFEGKQYSVHCRCPISDPDDWTPPQLDEHTEVPGEQVLLDENVEAEGHDFFSLGAATVSVDANILAYSVDTVGDERYTLKFKDLRTGELYDDRITGIGAGGTWAADNRTLYYVTVDEAWRPDTVWRHRLGSGLPGEKVHHESDERFWVGVGRTRSDKYIFIAAGSAVTSEVRYADAGDAKAQFTVVLPRKDSVEYSVEHAVLGGEDRFLILHNDGAENFTLVETPVSDAPLAGLDNTRTLIAHRDDVRLDGVDAFADQLVISYRREALPRIQLWPLGADGNYGEPQEITFESELMSVGLSGNPNWWSPRLRLGATSFVIPVRIYDLVLATGERILLREQPVLGDYRPEDYLERRDWAVAADGTKVPLSIIQRVGAPNPAPALLYGYGAYESCEDPRFSIARLSLLDRGVVFVIAHVRGGGELGRGWYEHGKLLEKKNTFTDFISAAEHLIATGVTRPENLVALGGSAGGLLMGAVANMAPQLFAGILAQVPFVDALTTILDPSLPLTVTEWDEWGNPLADKAVYDYMKSYTPYENVTAQDYPSILAMTSLNDTRVYYVEPAKWVAALRATKTDDHPVLLKTEMVAGHGGTSGRYERWKEAAFQYAWVLATADRDKYGSGQVDDLLDGAHA is encoded by the coding sequence ATGCGCACGCCTCCGGTCGCCAAGAAGGTTGAGCACCGCCGTGAGCACCACGGTGACGTGTTCATCGACCCGTATGAGTGGATGCGGGACAAGAACGATCCCGACGTGATCGCGCTGCTGAATGCGGAGAACGCCTACACCGAGGAGATCACCGAGCCGCTGGAACCATTGCGGCAGAAGATCTTCGACGAGATCAAGGCCCGCACCAAGGAGACCGACCTCTCGGTGCCGACCCGGCGGGGCGACTGGTGGTACTACGCCCGGAGCTTCGAGGGCAAGCAGTACAGCGTGCACTGCCGGTGCCCCATCAGTGATCCCGATGACTGGACGCCGCCACAACTCGACGAGCACACCGAGGTCCCCGGCGAGCAGGTGCTGCTGGACGAGAACGTCGAGGCCGAGGGTCACGATTTCTTCTCGCTCGGCGCGGCCACCGTCAGCGTCGACGCCAACATCCTCGCCTACTCCGTCGACACCGTCGGTGACGAGCGATACACGTTGAAGTTCAAGGACTTACGCACGGGCGAGCTGTACGACGACCGGATCACCGGCATCGGCGCCGGCGGTACCTGGGCGGCCGACAATCGCACGCTCTACTACGTCACCGTCGACGAGGCCTGGCGGCCGGACACCGTGTGGCGGCACCGGCTGGGTTCCGGGCTGCCTGGCGAGAAGGTGCACCACGAATCCGACGAGCGGTTCTGGGTCGGTGTCGGGCGCACGCGTAGTGACAAGTACATCTTCATCGCCGCCGGCAGTGCCGTCACCTCCGAGGTGCGCTACGCCGACGCCGGCGACGCCAAAGCCCAGTTCACTGTGGTGTTGCCGCGCAAGGACTCTGTGGAGTACTCGGTCGAGCATGCGGTGCTCGGCGGCGAAGACCGGTTCCTGATCTTGCACAATGACGGCGCCGAGAACTTCACTCTGGTGGAGACGCCGGTGTCCGACGCCCCGCTGGCCGGCCTGGACAACACCCGCACGCTGATCGCGCACCGCGACGATGTCCGCCTCGATGGTGTCGATGCGTTCGCGGACCAGTTGGTGATCAGCTACCGGCGCGAGGCATTGCCCCGAATCCAGTTGTGGCCTTTGGGTGCCGACGGCAACTACGGCGAGCCCCAGGAAATCACCTTCGAATCGGAGTTGATGTCGGTCGGTCTGTCGGGTAACCCGAACTGGTGGTCACCGCGGCTGCGGCTGGGGGCGACGTCGTTTGTCATCCCGGTGCGGATCTACGACCTGGTTCTGGCCACCGGTGAGCGAATCCTGTTGCGTGAGCAGCCGGTTCTCGGCGACTACCGGCCGGAGGACTACCTCGAGCGCCGCGACTGGGCCGTCGCCGCCGACGGCACGAAGGTGCCGCTGTCGATCATCCAGCGGGTCGGCGCGCCGAATCCCGCGCCGGCGCTGCTGTACGGCTACGGCGCCTACGAGTCCTGCGAGGACCCACGCTTCTCCATCGCCCGGCTGTCGCTGCTGGACCGCGGCGTGGTGTTCGTCATCGCCCATGTGCGTGGCGGTGGTGAGCTGGGGCGTGGCTGGTACGAGCACGGCAAGCTGCTGGAGAAGAAGAACACCTTCACTGATTTCATCAGTGCCGCGGAGCATCTGATCGCCACCGGGGTTACCCGGCCGGAGAATCTGGTGGCCCTCGGTGGCAGTGCCGGCGGGCTGCTGATGGGTGCGGTGGCCAATATGGCGCCTCAGCTGTTCGCGGGGATTCTGGCGCAGGTGCCGTTCGTCGACGCGCTGACCACGATCCTCGATCCGTCGCTGCCGCTCACCGTCACCGAATGGGACGAGTGGGGTAATCCGTTGGCGGACAAGGCTGTCTACGACTACATGAAGTCCTACACGCCGTACGAGAACGTAACGGCCCAGGACTACCCGAGCATCCTGGCGATGACCTCGCTGAACGACACCCGGGTGTACTACGTCGAGCCGGCGAAATGGGTTGCGGCCCTGCGTGCCACCAAGACCGACGACCATCCTGTCCTGCTCAAGACCGAGATGGTCGCGGGCCACGGTGGCACCAGTGGGCGCTACGAACGGTGGAAGGAAGCCGCGTTCCAGTACGCCTGGGTGTTAGCCACCGCGGACCGCGACAAATACGGCAGCGGCCAGGTAGACGACCTCCTCGACGGAGCGCACGCATAG